GCGCCGATGATCGCTCCAAAACCGAGCAAGGCGACGGCGGGCGGCACAACGTATTTCAGCAACATCGGCAAGGTTTCAGATGGATTGGTTTGGAGTTGCGTCAGCACATCGCTCGGCCAGTTGTATTTGAAAGACGCCACGCCCAGCAGCAGCGGCGGAATGGTCAGCAAAATCGTCAGAACACCCGCAAAGAGTGAATGTAATTGGGCTTTGCGCGGCGTCTGGCAGGAAAGCACCCGCTGAAAGTAACAGTTCCAGGGAATGCCGCCGAACACCAGCATCAAACTGACATCCCACCAACCAATGATGGATTGCGAAGTCCAAAAGTCGCCGCGCGGTTGCAATGGCGGAAAAAACATCCCGCGGTCAGCGCGCGCCGTCAGGTAATGCGACCAGGCAGCGTCAAATCCACCAGCAGCGGCAAAGATGAACGGCATGGCAACCACCAATCCCAGGACGACCAATCCAAGCTGAAACGCGTCGGTATACGCCACAGACCACATCCCGCCAACCATTGTGTATGCGACGACAACGACAGCCGACAGCAAAATCGCCGTCGCCAGTTTCATTTGCAGTAACACGCCAAAGGTCGAGCCGATTGCCGCCAGCAATTCGGCGCTCCAAAATACTTCGCCGAGCATTGCCGGGATGAACAACACCGCTGCCCAGTGTTTGCCAAAACGCGCTTCAAAGGCATCAATCAGCGTCGTGAATTCCAGTTGGCGCATTCGCCGGGCGAAAAACAATCCGCCCAGAATCAAACTGACGCCGAAACAAAATCCGCCCTGAATCCCCAACGACAACGACGATTTGAATGCGCCTTCGGCAGTTCCGAGCAGATACCCGCCATCCACCCAAGTCGCCGTCATTGTCAGCGTGGCAATCCAGACGGGCA
This region of Acidobacteriota bacterium genomic DNA includes:
- a CDS encoding sodium:solute symporter family protein, which produces MAIIAITAMYASFLLVGWLAARKVKDGTPADLLVAGRSMPVWIATLTMTATWVDGGYLLGTAEGAFKSSLSLGIQGGFCFGVSLILGGLFFARRMRQLEFTTLIDAFEARFGKHWAAVLFIPAMLGEVFWSAELLAAIGSTFGVLLQMKLATAILLSAVVVVAYTMVGGMWSVAYTDAFQLGLVVLGLVVAMPFIFAAAGGFDAAWSHYLTARADRGMFFPPLQPRGDFWTSQSIIGWWDVSLMLVFGGIPWNCYFQRVLSCQTPRKAQLHSLFAGVLTILLTIPPLLLGVASFKYNWPSDVLTQLQTNPSETLPMLLKYVVPPAVALLGFGAIIGAVTSSFSSSILSAASMVSWNCCYRLLWPELSVGQMKRIIRVSIVLLGAASVVMALKVQSVQALWFFTSDLIFVLLFPQLVFALFDPKANRIGSVTAFIVSLVLRLGGGEPLFNLPHFIPYPELFTGNPSSWYDASGALLFPFKTLAAAIGCVLLPVVSRLTAKWDSPLPLRKVQTAS